A part of Brassica napus cultivar Da-Ae chromosome A2 unlocalized genomic scaffold, Da-Ae chrA02_Random_40, whole genome shotgun sequence genomic DNA contains:
- the LOC125594077 gene encoding protein FAM133-like produces MDCKKFMQMVEEKKRQILEKKEAPLKWEQKLEAAVKAAETKDKRSKKRRRQRAASESSSESDSSTDVRRKSRRTHSKHRRHAHSDSDDSDKRKDRRSRRHKKRSSSSRDDSSDEYESGSEDELRMKIRHHRRYKSHSSRQTSDDDYDEDVRRRQVKHHRHGEVFTSSDSEEEIGGGRRKHRHNRGSAASSDSDSEVRRKNRKRREHKRYRWAESSSEADDGARRRRGHHKHD; encoded by the coding sequence ATGGACTGCAAGAAGTTCATGCAGATGGTGGAGGAGAAGAAAAGGCAAATTCTCGAGAAGAAGGAAGCTCCTTTGAAATGGGAGCAGAAGCTTGAGGCGGCTGTCAAGGCTGCTGAAACCAAAGACAAGAGGTCAAAAAAGCGAAGAAGACAAAGGGCTGCGTCTGAGTCTAGCTCTGAAAGTGATAGTAGCACTGATGTGAGAAGAAAGTCGAGGAGAACTCACAGTAAGCACCGTAGGCATGCGCACTCTGATTCAGATGACAGTGATAAGAGGAAAGATAGGAGATCCAGGAGGCATAAGAAGAGATCCTCAAGTTCAAGAGATGATAGCAGTGATGAGTATGAGAGCGGATCAGAGGATGAGCTCAGGATGAAGATAAGGCACCACCGGAGGTACAAGTCTCATAGCTCAAGACAGACTTCTGATGATGACTATGACGAAGACGTGAGAAGAAGACAAGTTAAGCATCACAGGCACGGTGAGGTGTTTACTTCAAGTGATAGCGAGGAAGAGataggaggaggaagaagaaaacatagGCACAACAGAGGTTCAGCTGCCTCCAGCGACTCAGACTCAGAGGTTAGACGGAAGAATAGAAAGAGAAGGGAGCATAAAAGGTATCGTTGGGCAGAGTCTTCAAGTGAGGCTGATGATGGAGCGAGGCGAAGGAGAGGGCATCATAAACATGACTGA
- the LOC125594076 gene encoding fasciclin-like arabinogalactan protein 19, whose amino-acid sequence MAIVSLTSFVLFALMLCLPLPSVAVPSEELEIAISVLRVRGRALFANAITTSDILFDLLSAESLTLLVPTDAMLFDLDMRYSLPMYISTLRLHALPLRLTISELRSLPNASSVPTFLPSHSLLLTKPSSSDSVYLDGVEVYLPGLFNDQHIAVHGLANILPLSRSRWNDIENRAFALPPMVDSPAYSPSYSPSYSPAYSPSYSPSPRSTWWISPSPEDYIEFFGRTPAEPPRIGEVPVSQPPLEEDLIVGDGDSWTTGF is encoded by the coding sequence ATGGCGATCGTTAGTCTCACCTCCTTCGTTCTCTTCGCACTCATGCTCTGTCTCCCTCTACCTTCCGTCGCAGTCCCATCGGAAGAGCTGGAGATAGCCATCTCAGTCCTCCGTGTAAGAGGCCGCGCTCTATTCGCAAACGCCATCACCACCTCCGATATCCTCTTCGATCTCCTCTCCGCCGAGTCTCTCACCCTCCTCGTCCCCACCGACGCCATGCTTTTCGACCTCGACATGAGGTACTCTCTCCCCATGTACATCTCCACCCTCCGCCTCCACGCTTTACCTCTCCGCCTCACGATTTCCGAGCTCCGATCACTACCCAACGCCTCCTCCGTCCCGACCTTCCTCCCATCACACTCGCTCCTTCTCACTAAGCCTTCTTCTTCCGATTCGGTTTATCTCGACGGCGTCGAGGTTTACCTCCCAGGTCTTTTCAACGACCAGCATATCGCCGTCCATGGTCTCGCTAATATTCTCCCACTCAGCAGATCGCGTTGGAATGACATCGAGAACCGCGCCTTTGCTTTGCCACCTATGGTTGATTCGCCGGCATATTCGCCGTCATATTCGCCTTCATATTCGCCGGCATATTCGCCGTCATATTCGCCATCGCCAAGGAGCACGTGGTGGATTTCACCGTCGCCAGAAGATTACATCGAGTTTTTTGGCCGTACACCAGCAGAGCCGCCGCGGATTGGGGAGGTTCCAGTTTCACAACCGCCGTTGGAAGAAGATCTGATCGTTGGTGACGGGGATTCTTGGACTACCGGATTCTGA
- the LOC125594071 gene encoding uncharacterized protein LOC125594071 gives MKPSFSPHDSTNKTGNNATYKTKIACPYGTVPILRNTKEFNTDAQIFAEKHFNQILADGLDPLTHIAGVRSEPGPYRGVQAFFKAYNLDLRDDEASYNQIYIGSGLNNGANFLMTGLMINPSLYGNDSVWTFGFFQGKDGKGCYNTGCPGFIQLSPRNPIAFPVGMKPLEAGNIHPFIHQDNQTGNWWLSTLGYNSFKVDIGYWPKELFNLMDNGGNIVGAGGVVHASPFGSSPAMGHGQFPKQPVPLDGSPTFSDVKVMNSKYESHRMDYFPIEKLLDSPQCYGIEIGINEPPHHDHRGFFLMLVVREETLVEFDICNFIYTHDI, from the exons ATGAAACCATCATTTTCACCACATGATTCAACGAATAAAACTGGCAATAACGCGACATACAAAACGAAAATAGCATGTCCATATGGAACTGTTCCTATACTGAGAAATACAAAGGAATTCAACACTGATGCACAAATTTTTGCCGAAAAGCATTTCAATCAGATTTTAGCCGATGGGCTCGATCCTCTAACACAT ATTGCTGGAGTAAGGTCGGAGCCTGGTCCATATCGTGGTGTGCAAGCCTTTTTTAAAGCATATAACTTAGACCTCAGAGACGATGAAGCGTCCTATAATCAGATATATATAGGGAGTGGACTTAATAACGGGGCCAATTTTTTGATGACAGGTTTAATG ATAAATCCAAGTTTATATGGAAACGACAGTGTCTGGACATTTGGATTTTTTCAG GGTAAGGATGGAAAAGGATGTTACAATACTGGATGTCCAGGGTTTATCCAATTATCGCCACGAAATCCCATAGCCTTTCCCGTAGGAATGAAGCCACTAGAAGCTGGCAACATACATCCCTTCATCCATCAG GATAATCAAACAGGAAATTGGTGGCTTTCAACCTTGGGTTATAATTCATTTAAAGTAGATATCGGCTATTGGCCAAAAGAGCTATTCAACCTTATGGATAATGGTGGAAATATTGTTGGAGCTGGAGGTGTGGTTCATGCTTCTCCATTTGGTTCAAGCCCTGCGATGGGTCATGGTCAATTTCCAAAACAACCAGTACCTTTAGATGGATCACCAACTTTTTCAGATGTTAAAGTCATGAATTCTAAGTATGAGTCACATAGAATGGATTATTTTCCAATAGAGAAGTTGTTAGACAGTCCCCAGTGTTATGGGATAGAAATTGGGATAAACGAACCTCCTCATCACGATCATCGTGGTTTCTTTTTGATGTTGGTGGTCCGGGAGGAAACACTTGTTGAATTTGATATTTGTAATTTCATTTATACCCATgatatttaa
- the LOC125594072 gene encoding DNA-directed RNA polymerases IV and V subunit 4-like: protein MSEKGGKGFKSSLKSSYGPGKDDNATKSKKTRKVQFDPQGPRESKYTFLQDSDEQIQGSSAKGGKGSKARKSTLSKESQPLELKTDKELPENAKCLMDCEAFEILQGIKEQMAVLSEDPSVKLPVSFDRGLEYVKYGRCYMNPQSVRQILEPLKKHGVSESEMCVIANVCPESIDEVFAFVPSMKGRKDKISEPLEEALMKLSKLKRSA, encoded by the exons ATGTCGGAGAAAGGAGGAAAAGGGTtcaaatcttctctcaaatcctCTTATG GACCCGGCAAGGATGATAACGCAACCAAGTCCAAGAAGACAAGGAAAGTCCAATTTGATCCTCAAG GCCCACGAGAGTCCAAGTACACGTTTCTTCAAGACTCTGATGAACAGATTCAAGGTTCTTCTGCTAAAG GTGGGAAGGGAAGCAAGGCTAGGAAGAGTACTCTGTCTAAAGAGTCTCAGCCGCTTGAGCTTAAGACTGATAAGG AGCTTCCGGAGAATGCAAAGTGCTTGATGGATTGTGAAGCTTTTGAGATTCTGCAAGGCATCAAGGAGCAAATGGCTGTGCTATCTGAAGATCCTAGCGTAAAGCTTCCTGT GTCTTTCGACAGAGGACTGGAGTATGTGAAGTATGGTCGTTGCTACATGAATCCTCAGTCTGTCAGACAGATCCTTGA GCCTCTGAAAAAGCATGGTGTTTCTGAAAGCGAG ATGTGTGTGATTGCCAATGTCTGTCCAGAAAGCATTGATGAAGTCTTTGCTTTTGTTCCATCCATGAAG GGAAGAAAAGACAAGATCAGTGAGCCCTTAGAAGAGGCATTGATGAAGCTCTCCAAGCTCAAAAGATCTGCTTAA
- the LOC125594073 gene encoding probable galacturonosyltransferase 4, protein MVTFRDVVLFFLLLTVAAPILLYTDSYTSAKTPFSKREFLEDVTALTFNSNENRLNLLHREESPVDVRRGVVGVVYSKLDSDSSLKARDQVSARVLKATDDETQSQTDNTIKQVTDHAASEMDKPNVMHASDANAHNRERMRVQLTKKTSGKVDEQETKGSGAEKESGNVRIPDAQVRLLKDQLIRAKVYLSLPAAKANAHFVRELRLRIKEVQRLVLDASKDSDLPKNAMEKLKAMEQTLAKGKEIQDDCSTVVKKLRAMLHSAEEQLRVHKKQAMFLTQLTAKTIPKGLHCLPLRLTTDYYALNSSEQQFPNQEKLEDNQLYHYALFSDNVLATSVVVNSTIANAKHPSKHVFHIVTDRLNYAAMRMWFLDNPPGKATIQVQNVEEFTWLNSSYSPVLKQLSSRSMIDYYFRAHHANSDTNLKFRNPKYLSILNHLRFYLPEIFPKLSKVLFLDDDIVVQKDLSGLWSVDLKGNVNGAVETCGESFHRFDRYLNFSNPLISKNFDPRACGWAYGMNVFDLDEWKRQNITEVYHRWQNLNQDRDLWKLGTLPPGLITFWKRTYPLDRKWHVLGLGYNPSVNQRDIERAAVVHYNGNLKPWLEIGIPKYRGLWSKHVDYQHVYLRECNINP, encoded by the exons ATGGTGACGTTTCGAGATGTTGTTCTTTTCTTCTTGCTCCTCACCGTCGCAGCTCCAATCCTTCTCTACACCGATTCCTACACCTCCGCGAAGACCCCATTTT CTAAACGCGAGTTCCTCGAGGACGTAACCGCCCTG ACTTTCAATTCCAACGAGAATCGTTTGAATCTGCTTCATCGG GAGGAATCTCCGGTAGATGTTAGAAGAGGAGTCGTGGGTGTGGTCTATTCCAAACTAGACTCTGATTCGTCTTTAA AAGCTAGAGACCAAGTCTCTGCTCGAGTTCTTAAGGCCACCGACGATGAAACTCAGTCTCAAACTGACAATACCATCAAACAAGTCACTGATCATGCTGCCTCGGAGATGGATAAGCCAAATGTTATGCACGCTTCTGATGCCAACGCCCACAATAGG GAAAGGATGCGTGTACAGTTGACCAAGAAAACTTCTGGAAAGGTTGATGAGCAAGAGACTAAAGGTTCTGGAGCTGAGAAAGAGAGCGGAAACGTGAGGATACCTGATGCTCAAGTGAGGCTTCTTAAAGATCAGCTGATCAGGGCAAAGGTCTATCTTTCGCTTCCAGCTGCAAAGGCTAATGCACATTTTGTGAGAGAGCTTCGTCTCCGTATTAAAGAAGTTCAACGGCTAGTCTTAGATGCCTCCAAGGATTCGGATCTGCCAAAGAA TGCTATGGAAAAACTGAAAGCAATGGAGCAGACGTTGGCTAAAGGCAAGGAGATCCAAGATGACTGTTCCACAGTGGTTAAGAAGCTACGTGCAATGCTCCATTCGGCAGAGGAGCAGCTACGTGTCCATAAGAAGCAAGCCATGTTCTTGACACAGTTGACTGCTAAGACGATTCCAAAGGGCCTTCACTGCCTTCCTCTCCGCCTCACTACCGATTATTACGCTTTGAATTCGTCTGAACAACAGTTTCCGAATCAGGAGAAACTAGAAGATAATCAGCTGTATCACTATGCCCTCTTCTCTGACAATGTTTTGGCTACATCAGTTGTTGTTAACTCTACCATAGCCAATGCAAAG CATCCCTCAAAGCATGTCTTCCACATCGTCACGGACAGACTCAACTATGCGGCAATGAGGATGTGGTTCCTAGACAACCCACCAGGCAAAGCCACCATCCAGGTTCAGAACGTTGAAGAATTTACATGGCTGAATTCAAGCTACAGTCCTGTTCTCAAACAGCTTAGTTCTCGGTCGATGATAGACTACTACTTCAGGGCACACCATGCAAATTCAGATACCAACTTGAAGTTCCGGAATCCAAAATACTTGTCCATCCTTAATCATCTTCGTTTTTACTTGCCTGAGATCTTCCCCAAGCTCAGCAAGGTGCTCTTCTTGGATGATGATATAGTTGTGCAGAAGGACCTTTCTGGTCTTTGGTCAGTTGATCTCAAGGGTAATGTCAACGGTGCTGTTGAGACTTGTGGGGAGAGCTTTCATCGCTTTGACCGTTATCTGAACTTCTCGAACCCACTCATCTCCAAGAATTTTGACCCTCGAGCTTGTGGATGGGCGTATGGTATGAATGTTTTTGATCTCGACGAGTGGAAGAGGCAGAACATCACAGAGGTTTATCATCGATGGCAGAATCTG AATCAAGACCGAGATTTGTGGAAGCTAGGGACGCTGCCTCCTGGTCTCATCACATTTTGGAAACGAACATACCCATTAGACCGGAAATGGCACGTGCTGGGTCTTGGATACAACCCGAGTGTGAACCAGAGGGATATTGAAAGGGCAGCCGTCGTGCACTATAATGGCAACCTCAAACCATGGCTAGAGATTGGGATTCCAAAATATCGAGGCCTCTGGTCAAAGCACGTCGACTACCAGCACGTTTACCTCAGAGAATGCAACATCAATCCTTAG
- the LOC125575087 gene encoding cytochrome b-c1 complex subunit 6-1, mitochondrial-like encodes MADVEVVDPKKCLEESCKPKCVKPLLEYQACVKRVQGDESGHKHCTGQYFDYWQCVDKCVGPKLFAELK; translated from the exons AT GGCGGATGTAGAAGTTGTTGATCCTAAAAAGTGTCTCGAGGAATCTTGTAAACCAAAATGTGTGAAGCCACTACTTGAATATCAG GCGTGTGTTAAGAGGGTCCAAGGTGATGAGTCTGGACACAAACATTGCACTGGGCAGTATTTTGACTACTGGCAATGTGTTGACAAATGT GTCGGACCTAAGCTGTTTGCGGAACTAAAATGA
- the LOC125594075 gene encoding NDR1/HIN1-like protein 2 gives MPPPPPSRPSLNGNTGHHHQPPLPPPPSRPSLNGHTGHHVPPPPSHTARHQQPYYRSYSSSSSSASLKGCCCCLFLLFAFLALLVLAIVLIVILAVKPKKPQFDLQQVAVMNMGITSLDNPNPSVLDPTTASLSFTIRMLFTAGNPNKVGIRYGESSFTVLYKGLPLGRATVAGFYQDAHSTRNVEATIAVDRVNLMQGNAADLVRDASLNDRVELTVRGDVSAKIRVMNFDSPGVQVSVNCGIGISPRKQALIYKQCGFDGLSV, from the exons atgcctccacctcctccttctAGACCCAGTCTCAACGGCAACACCGGTCATCATCACCaacctcctcttcctcctcctccttctagACCCAGTCTCAACGGCCACACCGGTCATCACgtccctcctcctccttctcacACGGCGAGGCATCAGCAACCGTATTACCGTAGctactcctcctcctcctcatcagcCTCACTCAAGGGATGCTGCTGCtgcctcttcctcctcttcgcTTTCCTAGCACTCCTCGTGCTCGCAATAGTACTGATCGTGATACTAGCGGTGAAGCCGAAGAAACCACAGTTCGATCTACAGCAAGTGGCGGTAATGAACATGGGAATCACCTCCTTAGATAACCCCAACCCCAGCGTCTTGGATCCGACCACCGCCTCACTCTCCTTCACAATCCGGATGCTATTCACCGCCGGGAACCCGAACAAAGTCGGGATCAGGTACGGTGAGTCCAGCTTCACGGTGCTGTACAAAGGCTTGCCACTCGGGAGAGCGACGGTGGCGGGGTTCTACCAGGACGCGCACAGTACGAGGAACGTGGAGGCTACGATTGCTGTGGATAGAGTTAATCTTATGCAAGGTAACGCCGCTGATCTGGTTAGAGACGCTTCGTTGAATGATCGAGTCGAGCTTACGGTTCGTGGAGACGTTAGTGCTAAGATCCGAGTGATGAACTTCGATTCCCCAGGCGTTCag GTTTCTGTGAATTGCGGGATAGGCATTAGTCCAAGGAAACAAGCTTTGATTTACAAGCAATGTGGTTTCGATGGCCTTAGCGTCTAA
- the LOC125594074 gene encoding myb family transcription factor PHL7, with product MEADNGGTNSSHASKQRLRWTHELHERFVDSVAQLGGPDRATPKGVLRVMGVQGLTIYHVKSHLQKYRLAKYLPDSSSEGKKTDKKESGDVLSGLDGSSGMQITEALKLQMEVQKRLHEQLEVQRQLQLRIEAQGKYLKKIIEEQQRLSGALGEPSGPVTGESDPATPAPTSESPLQDKSGKDCGPDKSLSVDESLSPYREPLTPDSGCNAGSQDESAVEERSSKKPRLVRGGASGYTPEMVVAHPILESGLNASYHQSDHALAFDHPSTSLLGTRDKVSGDDL from the exons ATGGAAGCAGACAACGGAGGGACCAATTCTAGTCATGCTTCAAAACAACGCTTGCGTTGGACCCATGAGCTACATGAACGCTTCGTTGATTCCGTTGCTCAACTTGGTGGCCCTGATC GAGCTACACCTAAAGGCGTTCTTAGAGTGATGGGTGTACAAGGGTTAACTATATATCATGTCAAGAGTCACTTACAG AAATATCGACTTGCAAAGTATCTGCCAGATTCTTCTTCAGAAG GGAAGAAAACTGATAAGAAAGAATCTGGAGATGTGCTCTCTGGGTTGGACGGTTCATC GGGAATGCAGATAACTGAAGCCCTCAAGTTGCAGATGGAGGTTCAGAAACGATTGCACGAGCAACTAGAA GTGCAAAGACAGCTGCAACTACGGATAGAAGCCCAAGGGAAGTACTTGAAGAAGATAATTGAAGAGCAACAGCGACTCAGCGGAGCTCTTGGCGAGCCCTCTGGCCCAGTTACTGGCGAATCAGATCCTGCGACACCTGCTCCAACATCCGAGTCTCCTCTACAAGATAAATCTGGCAAGGACTGTGGACCAGACAAAAGCCTTTCAGTTGACGAGTCTCTTTCACCTTACCGGGAGCCATTGACTCCAGACTCAGGGTGTAACGCTGGTTCTCAAGACGAGAGCGCAGTTGAAGAGAGATCATCAAAGAAGCCTAGATTGGTGAGAGGAGGTGCATCTGGTTATACACCTGAGATGGTAGTGGCGCACCCAATACTAGAGTCAGGCTTGAACGCTTCTTACCATCAGTCAGACCATGCTCTCGCCTTTGACCATCCATCTACTTCACTGCTTGGGACTCGAGACAAGGTTTCAGGAGACGATCTATGA
- the LOC106378970 gene encoding subtilisin-like protease SBT5.4: MLSAMTKTLLALLIIFSLFHVPAFAVKKKSYIVYLGSHSHGPEVSSLALKRVAESHHELLGSFLGSHEKARNAIFYSYDRHINGFAAVLEEEEAEAISKHPNVISVFLDKGKKLHTTHSWEFMQLEKDGVIPSSSLWSKARLGEDTIIGNIDTGVWSESKSFSPHGLGPVPCRWKGSCNTGGNVSCNRKLIGTRYFNKGYLVSAGLKSNSSFESARDHDGHGTHTLSTAGGHFVRGASVFGVGNGTAKGGSPMARVASYKACWPPVNGSECFDADILAAFDMAIHDGVDVLSVSLGGDPADYFADGIAIGSFHAVKHGITVVCSAGNSGPAPATVSNVAPWILTVAASTLDREFQSFVQLASGERFKGESMSKALPAGKMFSLTTGAQAKLANASAIDAMLCKEGTLDPHKAKGKIMVCLRGNSSRVEKGRQAAQAGAAAMILCNDKASGNDITADPHFLPATHINFFDSQALFSYVNSTYLEPMGTLTAPAAAFGIKPAPYMANFSSQGPNTVTPGILKPDVTAPGVDIIAAYTREQSLSGLEFDHRTTAFYIESGTSMSCPHVAGVAGLLRTMHPSWSSAAIRSAIMTTARTRDNRVSPMLNGSYVKANSFNYGSGHIRPNRAGDPGLVYDLTVNDYLDFLCAVGYNQTMIKLFSESPSYKCPKEASIVDLNYPSITVPKLTGSVTVTRKLKNVGSVGTYAANVREPHGVSVKVEPSVLKFDRVGQVKSFKMTLKPKWVAKDYAFGGLTWSDGKHYVRSPIVVSIA; encoded by the exons ATGCTATCAGCTATGACGAAGACTCTACTTGCATTGTTAATCATCTTCTCTCTGTTTCATGTCCCTGCTTTTGCTGTGAAAAAA AAGTCGTACATTGTTTACCTGGGATCTCACTCACATGGCCCTGAAGTCTCCTCCTTAGCCCTTAAACGTGTAGCTGAATCTCATCATGAATTGCTGGGATCCTTTTTGGGAAG TCATGAGAAGGCTAGAAACGCAATCTTCTACTCATACGATAGACATATCAACGGCTTTGCAGCagttcttgaagaagaagaagctgaagctaTTTCAA AGCATCCGAATGTGATCAGTGTGTTTCTAGACAAGGGGAAGAAGTTGCATACAACACATTCTTGGGAGTTCATGCAATTGGAGAAGGATGGTGTGATCCCTTCAAGTTCCTTGTGGTCAAAGGCAAGACTTGGTGAAGACACAATCATCGGAAACATTGACACTG GTGTCTGGTCTGAATCCAAAAGCTTTAGCCCACATGGTCTTGGACCTGTTCCTTGTCGATGGAAAGGAAGTTGCAACACCGGTGGCAATGTTAGTTGCAACAGGAAGCTTATAGGGACAAGGTACTTCAACAAAGGATACTTGGTTTCCGCGGGTCTCAAGAGCAACTCTTCCTTTGAGTCTGCTCGTGACCATGATGGTCACGGCACTCACACGCTCTCAACAGCAGGAGGCCACTTTGTCCGGGGAGCTAGCGTCTTCGGTGTAGGCAATGGAACTGCGAAAGGAGGATCTCCAATGGCCAGAGTAGCTTCCTACAAGGCCTGCTGGCCTCCCGTTAACGGCTCTGAGTGCTTTGACGCTGATATCTTGGCTGCCTTTGATATGGCCATCCATGATGGTGTTGATGTCCTCTCCGTCTCTCTCGGTGGTGACCCTGCTGATTACTTCGCAGATGGCATTGCCATCGGCTCCTTCCACGCTGTTAAACATGGTATCACTGTGGTCTGTTCCGCTGGAAACTCTGGCCCCGCTCCTGCAACTGTCTCAAACGTGGCCCCTTGGATACTCACCGTCGCAGCCAGCACGCTAGACCGTGAGTTCCAGTCCTTTGTGCAGCTTGCGAGTGGCGAACGGTTCAAGGGAGAAAGCATGTCAAAGGCCTTGCCTGCAGGGAAAATGTTTAGTCTCACAACGGGAGCTCAAGCTAAACTTGCCAATGCATCTGCTATAGATGC GATGCTTTGCAAAGAAGGCACGTTAGATCCGCACAAGGCAAAGGGTAAGATCATGGTGTGTCTGAGAGGAAACTCATCAAGAGTGGAAAAAGGGAGACAAGCAGCTCAAGCTGGTGCTGCTGCTATGATTCTATGCAATGATAAGGCATCAGGGAATGATATCACAGCTGATCCTCATTTTCTTCCTGCTACACATATCAACTTTTTCGATAGTCAAGCCTTGTTCTCTTACGTTAACTCCACTTA TTTAGAGCCCATGGGAACTCTTACTGCACCTGCAGCAGCTTTTGGCATCAAACCAGCTCCATATATGGCAAATTTCTCATCTCAAGGACCTAACACTGTTACGCCAGGAATCCTTAAG CCTGACGTGACTGCTCCTGGGGTCGACATCATAGCCGCCTACACAAGGGAACAAAGTCTCAGCGGCTTGGAGTTTGATCATCGCACGACTGCATTCTATATAGAATCTGGCACTTCCATGTCCTGCCCTCATGTTGCTGGTGTTGCCGGTCTTCTCAGGACAATGCACCCTTCATGGAGTTCAGCTGCAATTAGATCCGCTATCATGACCACCG CGAGAACACGAGACAACAGAGTTAGCCCCATGCTCAACGGGTCTTACGTGAAGGCAAACTCATTCAACTACGGTTCAGGACATATCAGGCCAAACCGTGCAGGAGATCCAGGATTGGTCTATGACTTGACAGTGAACGACTACTTGGACTTTCTTTGCGCAGTTGGGTACAACCAAACGATGATTAAGCTTTTCTCAGAGAGTCCTTCCTACAAATGCCCCAAGGAAGCTAGTATTGTAGACTTGAACTATCCATCCATCACGGTGCCTAAGCTCACAGGCTCTGTGACTGTGACCCGGAAACTGAAGAATGTAGGATCCGTAGGAACTTATGCGGCAAATGTCAGGGAGCCACATGGCGTGTCCGTGAAAGTTGAGCCGAGTGTGTTGAAGTTTGATAGAGTTGGTCAAGTTAAAAGCTTTAAGATGACATTGAAGCCTAAATGGGTTGCAAAAGACTATGCCTTTGGTGGTCTCACATGGAGTGATGGCAAACATTATGTGAGAAGTCCTATTGTTGTCTCTATCGCCTAg